From one Eptesicus fuscus isolate TK198812 chromosome 21, DD_ASM_mEF_20220401, whole genome shotgun sequence genomic stretch:
- the IGFL4 gene encoding insulin growth factor-like family member 4: MVPRIFAAVFICELLFSGSEGLTDTGLWVCHPAPRCGDEIYNPLEQCCDEGSILPLNHTRLCGRNCTFWPCFQHCCLESWGSQNRAVVRFKVPGTKSNCIAAPLSRICGQEYFPSKPSTRTEFIWTILRSIDTGHSRL, translated from the exons atggtgCCCAGAATCTTTG CTGCCGTCTTCATTTGTGAACTCCTGTTCTCAGGCTCAGAAGGACTCACAG ATACTGGGCTGTGGGTGTGCCATCCAGCGCCCAGGTGTGGGGACGAGATCTACAACCCCTTGGAGCAGTGTTGTGATGAGGGCAGCATCCTGCCCTTGAACCATACCCGCCTCTGTGGCCGCAACTGCACCTTCTGGCCCTGCTTCCAGCACTGCTGCCTTGAGTCCTGGGGCTCTCAGAATCGGGCCGTTGTCAGGTTTAAGGTCCCAGGCACAAAGTCCAACTGCATTGCCGCCCCCCTCAGCAGGATCTGTGGCCAG gAATACTTTCCCAGCAAGCCTTCTACCAGAACTGAATTTATCTGGACCATCCTGAGGAGCATAGACACAGGACACTCAAGACTGTAA